One region of Quercus lobata isolate SW786 chromosome 2, ValleyOak3.0 Primary Assembly, whole genome shotgun sequence genomic DNA includes:
- the LOC115976369 gene encoding pentatricopeptide repeat-containing protein At3g26782, mitochondrial yields MKVSIPNSRSLLVTTVLYCKFYRQHYLTNNNLTTLFSKYVDKTNVSSWNSVIADLARSGDCVEALRAFSCMRKLSLIPNRSTFPCAIKSCSALFDLRSGKQAHQQALVFGLESDLFVSSSLIDMYSKCGELRDARELFDEIPQRNVVSWTSMITGYVQNDDAHEALSLFKELLVEESENEGDGKGFIDSVAMVSVLSACSRVTGKGITEGVHGFVVKRGLVGDLGVGNTLMDAYAKSGELGVSRKVFDGMAEKDTVSWNSLIVMYAQNGFSAEALEVFNAMFKNGDLSYNAVTLSAVLLACANSGALQMGKCIHDQVIKMGLEENVFVGTSLIDMYSKCGRVEMARKAFDHMKEKNVKSWTAMIAGYGMQGQATEALEVLYEMIRVGIKPNYITFVSILTACSHAGLVKEGWHWFNSMNHEFGVEPGVEHYACMVDLLGHTGHLSEAYDLIKGMKVKPDSVVWGSLLGACRIHKNVELAEISARKLFELDPSNYGYYVLLLNIYADAGMWGDVERMRILMKNSGMVKPPGFSLVELKGKVHKFLVGDREHPEQEKIYEYLEKLTTKLQEFGYIPNMTSVLHDINEEEKEMTLRVHSEKLAVAFGILYSAPGTTIQVIKNLRVCGDCHTVIKLISKIVNREIVVRDSKRFHHFRKGLCSCGDYL; encoded by the exons ATGAAGGTTTCGATTCCAAACTCTCGCTCACTTTTAGTCACTACGGTACTGTATTGCAAATTTTACAGACAACACTATTTAACTAACAACAACCTCACAACTTTGTTTAGCAAATACGTAGACAAAACCAATGTCTCTTCGTGGAACTCCGTCATCGCTGACTTGGCTCGGAGCGGTGACTGTGTCGAAGCTCTACGTGCCTTTTCTTGCATGAGAAAGCTCTCTCTTATACCAAACCGTTCCACTTTCCCATGCGCCATCAAATCCTGCTCTGCTTTGTTCGATCTTCGTTCGGGCAAGCAAGCCCACCAGCAAGCTTTGGTCTTTGGCTTAGAATCAGACCTCTTTGTGTCATCGTCTCTCATTGACATGTACTCTAAATGTGGGGAGTTGAGGGACGCAAGAGAACTGTTTGATGAAATTCCTCAGAGAAATGTGGTGTCTTGGACGTCCATGATCACTGGCTATGTCCAAAACGACGATGCCCACGAAGCGTTATCGCTTTTCAAAGAGTTGCTGGTTGAGGAGAGTGAGAATGAGGGTGATGGGAAAGGTTTTATTGATTCAGTTGCTATGGTTTCAGTTCTCTCGGCGTGTTCTCGTGTAACTGGGAAGGGAATTACAGAGGGAGTTCATGGGTTTGTGGTAAAGAGGGGACTCGTGGGGGATTTGGGTGTTGGGAATACTTTGATGGATGCATATGCCAAGTCCGGCGAGCTGGGTGTGTCTAGGAAGGTGTTTGATGGGATGGCTGAGAAGGATACAGTTTCTTGGAATTCGTTGATTGTGATGTatgcacaaaatggattttctGCAGAAGCTTTGGAGGTTTTCAATGCAATGTTCAAGAATGGTGATCTCAGCTATAATGCAGTGACTTTGTCAGCCGTGTTGTTGGCCTGTGCAAATTCAGGGGCTCTGCAAATGGGGAAATGTATACATGATCAG GTTATAAAGATGGGCTTGGAGGAGAATGTGTTTGTGGGTACCTCTCTTATTGACATGTATAGCAAATGTGGGAGAGTTGAAATGGCGAGGAAAGCATTTGATCACATGAAGGAGAAGAATGTGAAGTCATGGACTGCCATGATTGCTGGTTATGGAATGCAAGGCCAAGCCACAGAAGCTTTGGAAGTCTTATATGAGATGATTAGGGTTGGGATCAAACCAAATTATATCACTTTTGTCTCAATTCTAACTGCTTGCAGTCATGCTGGTCTTGTAAAAGAAGGCTGGCACTGGTTTAACTCCATGAATCATGAATTTGGTGTGGAACCTGGGGTGGAGCATTATGCATGCATGGTTGATCTTCTGGGGCATACTGGTCATCTCAGTGAGGCTTATGATTTGATCAAGGGGATGAAGGTGAAGCCTGATTCTGTAGTCTGGGGTTCCCTTCTTGGGGCTTGTAGGATTCACAAAAATGTTGAGCTTGCTGAGATATCTGCTAGAAAGCTGTTTGAATTAGACCCAAGTAATTATGGGTACTATGTCTTGCTTTTAAACATATATGCTGATGCTGGAATGTGGGGAGATGTTGAGAGGATGAGAATACTTATGAAGAACAGTGGAATGGTCAAGCCACCTGGATTCAGCTTGGTTGAACTAAAAGGTAAGGTTCACAAATTTTTGGTTGGAGATAGAGAGCATCCAGAACAAGAAAAGATTTACGAGTATTTGGAAAAACTAACCACAAAGCTGCAAGAATTTGGCTATATACCCAATATGACATCGGTTCTTCATGACATTAATGAGGAAGAGAAGGAAATGACTCTTCGAGTTCATAGTGAGAAGCTGGCAGTTGCTTTCGGAATCCTATATTCTGCTCCTGGTACAACAATCCAGGTGATTAAGAATCTTAGGGTTTGTGGAGACTGTCATACTGTAATTAAGTTGATTTCCAAGATAGTTAATCGAGAAATTGTGGTCAGAGATTCAAAGCGATTTCATCACTTTAGGAAGGGTTTGTGTTCATGTGGGGACTATTTGTGA